A DNA window from Engystomops pustulosus chromosome 6, aEngPut4.maternal, whole genome shotgun sequence contains the following coding sequences:
- the GPS1 gene encoding COP9 signalosome complex subunit 1 isoform X2, whose amino-acid sequence MPLPVQVFNLQGAVEPMQIDADPQDDQQNVPDINYVVENPTLDLEQYASSYSGLMRIERLQFIADRCPQLRVEALKMALSFVQRTFNVDVYEEIHRKLTEASRELQNAPDALPEGSLDPPPLDTAWVEATRKKALLKLEKLDTDLKNYKGNSIKESIRRGHDDLGDHYLDCGDLSNALKCYSRARDYCTSAKHVINMCLNVIKVSVYLQNWSHVLSYVSKAESTPEIAEQRGERDSQTQSVLTKLKCAAGLAELAARKYKQAAKCFLLASFDHCDFPELLSSSNVAVYGGLCALATFDRQELQRNVISSSSFKLFLELEPQVRDIIFKFYESKYASCLKMLDEMKDNLLLDMYLAPHVRTLYTQIRNRALIQYFSPYVSADMYKMATAFNTTVSALEDELTQLILEGLINARIDSHSKILYARDVDQRSTTFEKSLQMGREFQRRAKAMILRAAVLRNQIHVKSPPREGSQGELTPANSQSRLSTNM is encoded by the exons ATGCCTCTCCCGGTGCAAGTGTTCAACCTGCAG GGGGCTGTAGAGCCCATGCAGATTGATGCGGACCCCCAAGATGACCAACAGAATGTCCCGGACATCAATTATGTGGTGGAAAACCCTactctg GATCTGGAGCAGTACGCTTCTAGCTACAGCGGCCTCATGCGCATCGAGAGGCTGCAGTTTATCGCTGATCGATGCCCTCAGCTACGGGTTGAAGCTCTAAAAATGGCGCTGTCGTTTGTACAGAGAACTTTTAACGTTGATGTCTACGAGGAGATTCATCGCAAATTGACAGAAGCGTCTAG GGAATTGCAGAACGCCCCCGATGCTTTGCCCGAGGGCTCACTGGACCCCCCTCCACTGGACACGGCTTGGGTGGAGGCTACTCGTAAAAAAGCACTTCTGAAACTGGAAAAATTGGACACTGACCTGAAGAATTACAAAGGGAATTCTATCAAAGAAAGCATCAG GAGGGGTCATGATGATTTGGGGGATCATTATCTGGATTGTGGAGACCTGAGCAATGCACTGAAATGCTACTCCCGAGCTAGAGACTACTGCACCAGTGCTAAGCACGTCATCAACATGTGCCTGAATGTCATCAAG GTCAGTGTGTATCTCCAGAACTGGTCTCATGTCCTCAGCTATGTCAGTAAAGCCGAGTCAACTCCTGAAATTGCCGAG CAAcgaggagagagagacagtcagactCAGTCCGTGTTGACCAAGCTAAAGTGCGCTGCAG GGTTGGCAGAGCTCGCTGCCCGAAAATACAAGCAAGCAGCTAAATGCTTTCTCCTAGCGTCGTTTGATCACTGTGATTTTCCTGAG ctcctctcctCCAGTAACGTTGCGGTGTACGGGGGGCTCTGTGCCCTGGCCACCTTTGATCGACAGGAGCTCCAGCGGAACGTCATCTCTAGCAG TTCTTTTAAGCTGTTCCTGGAGCTGGAGCCTCAAGTCCGCGATATCATCTTCAAATTCTACGAGTCCAAGTATGCGTCCTGTCTAAAGATGCTGGATGAGATGAAA GACAACCTCCTGCTGGACATGTACCTGGCTCCTCACGTCCGGACGCTATACACTCAGATCCGGAACCGTGCCCTTATCCAG TATTTCAGCCCCTATGTATCGGCAGACATGTACAAAATGGCGACGGCGTTCAACACCACAGTGTCCGCCCTGGAGGACGAACTGACTCAACTCATCCTGGAAGGGTTAATAAACGCCCGCATTGATTCTCATAGTAAG ATATTGTACGCACGAGACGTGGACCAGCGCAGCACCACGTTTGAGAAGTCGTTACAGATGGGACGAGAGTTTCAGAGAAGGGCTAAAGCGATGATCCTACGAGCCGCGGTCCTGCGCAACCAGATCCATGTCAAG TCGCCTCCCAGAGAAGGAAGCCAAGGAGAGCTGACCCCAGCGAACAGTCAGTCCCGCCTCAGCACCAACATGTGA
- the RFNG gene encoding beta-1,3-N-acetylglucosaminyltransferase radical fringe: protein MKISCVGLTKICFVLSVSLCVVFFLFIPWMKHGSLYPPPLLECNGTCRSGHLESLLEGTRLPPQRHNRSVAGWKNYSAQGAGQSEEPLQIEDVFIAVKTTKKYHSSRLDLLLQTWISHAKEQTFIFTDWEDQELRQKVGNQMVNTNCSAVHTRQALCCKMAVEYDKFVQSTKKWFCHMDDDNYLNLSALLNLLSAFPHNADIYVGRPSLDHPVETLDRVKGDGSASLKFWFATGGAGFCISRGLALKMSPWASMGNFISTAEKVRLPDDCTIGYIIEGLLEVRMQHSNLFHSHLENLHRLPQSTLLQQVTLSYGGPENRRNVVRIPGVFSLEQDPSRFRSLHCLLYPEVSWCPSKK, encoded by the exons ATGAAGATCTCCTGTGTGGGGCTGACGAAGATCTGCTTCGTGCTCTCTGTATCCCTTTGTGTGGTCTTCTTCCTATTTATTCCATGGATGAAGCATGGCTCCCTGTACCCTCCCCCGCTCCTCGAATGTAACGGCACCTGTAGAAGCGGACACCTCGAGTCTCTGCTGGAAGGTACAAGGCTTCCTCCACAGCGCCATAACAGAAGTGTGGCAGGATGGAAGAACTACAGCGCACAAGGTGCCGGCCAATCAGAGGAGCCGCTGCAGATTGAAGATGTATTTATTGCAGTGAAGACCACAAAGAAATATCACAGTAGTCGCTtagatcttctcctgcagacctggatcTCCCATGCTAAGGAGCAG ACCTTCATATTCACCGATTGGGAAGACCAAGAGCTGCGACAGAAAGTGG GAAATCAGATGGTGAACACCAACTGTTCTGCAGTCCACACTCGCCAGGCTCTGTGCTGTAAGATGGCCGTGGAGTACGACAAGTTTGTGCAGTCAACTAAAAA ATGGTTCTGTCACATGGACGATGACAATTATCTGAACCTGAGCGCCCTGCTAAACCTTCTCTCTGCGTTCCCACACAATGCCGACATCTATGTAGGAAGACCGAGTCTGGATCATCCCGTAGAGACCCTGGACAGAGTGAAGGGAGATGGATCG GCGTCTCTGAAGTTTTGGTTTGCAACCGGAGGTGCGGGCTTCTGCATCAGCCGAGGACTTGCCCTGAAGATGAGTCCCTGGGCGAG CATGGGGAACTTCATCAGCACCGCAGAGAAGGTCCGGCTCCCTGATGACTGCACTATCGGGTACATTATTGAGGGCTTGCTGGAAGTGAGAATGCAGCACAGCAACCTATTCCATTCACACCTAGAAAACCTGCACAGGCTTCCACAGAGCACTCTGCTTCAGCAG GTGACGCTAAGTTATGGTGGTCCTGAAAACAGAAGGAACGTGGTGCGTATACCCGGGGTCTTCAGCCTGGAGCAAGATCCCTCTCG GTTCAGGTCTCTCCACTGCTTGTTGTATCCTGAGGTCAGCTGGTGTCCTAGCAAGAAGTGA
- the GPS1 gene encoding COP9 signalosome complex subunit 1 isoform X1, giving the protein MPLPVQVFNLQVSSLSGWKSSDSQDRLRNSSGCSCSSLSGTESCMCGASGEWIPITSHSSCKMMFEGAVEPMQIDADPQDDQQNVPDINYVVENPTLDLEQYASSYSGLMRIERLQFIADRCPQLRVEALKMALSFVQRTFNVDVYEEIHRKLTEASRELQNAPDALPEGSLDPPPLDTAWVEATRKKALLKLEKLDTDLKNYKGNSIKESIRRGHDDLGDHYLDCGDLSNALKCYSRARDYCTSAKHVINMCLNVIKVSVYLQNWSHVLSYVSKAESTPEIAEQRGERDSQTQSVLTKLKCAAGLAELAARKYKQAAKCFLLASFDHCDFPELLSSSNVAVYGGLCALATFDRQELQRNVISSSSFKLFLELEPQVRDIIFKFYESKYASCLKMLDEMKDNLLLDMYLAPHVRTLYTQIRNRALIQYFSPYVSADMYKMATAFNTTVSALEDELTQLILEGLINARIDSHSKILYARDVDQRSTTFEKSLQMGREFQRRAKAMILRAAVLRNQIHVKSPPREGSQGELTPANSQSRLSTNM; this is encoded by the exons ATGCCTCTCCCGGTGCAAGTGTTCAACCTGCAG GTGAGCTCATTGTCAGGGTGGAAGAGCTCAGACAGTCAGGACAGACTGCGGAATAGCTCAGGATGCAGCTGTTCATCTTTGTCAGGGACAGAATCCTGCATGTGCGGGGCCTCTGGTGAATGGATCCCGATCACTAGTCATTCCAGCTGCAAGATGATGTTTGAG GGGGCTGTAGAGCCCATGCAGATTGATGCGGACCCCCAAGATGACCAACAGAATGTCCCGGACATCAATTATGTGGTGGAAAACCCTactctg GATCTGGAGCAGTACGCTTCTAGCTACAGCGGCCTCATGCGCATCGAGAGGCTGCAGTTTATCGCTGATCGATGCCCTCAGCTACGGGTTGAAGCTCTAAAAATGGCGCTGTCGTTTGTACAGAGAACTTTTAACGTTGATGTCTACGAGGAGATTCATCGCAAATTGACAGAAGCGTCTAG GGAATTGCAGAACGCCCCCGATGCTTTGCCCGAGGGCTCACTGGACCCCCCTCCACTGGACACGGCTTGGGTGGAGGCTACTCGTAAAAAAGCACTTCTGAAACTGGAAAAATTGGACACTGACCTGAAGAATTACAAAGGGAATTCTATCAAAGAAAGCATCAG GAGGGGTCATGATGATTTGGGGGATCATTATCTGGATTGTGGAGACCTGAGCAATGCACTGAAATGCTACTCCCGAGCTAGAGACTACTGCACCAGTGCTAAGCACGTCATCAACATGTGCCTGAATGTCATCAAG GTCAGTGTGTATCTCCAGAACTGGTCTCATGTCCTCAGCTATGTCAGTAAAGCCGAGTCAACTCCTGAAATTGCCGAG CAAcgaggagagagagacagtcagactCAGTCCGTGTTGACCAAGCTAAAGTGCGCTGCAG GGTTGGCAGAGCTCGCTGCCCGAAAATACAAGCAAGCAGCTAAATGCTTTCTCCTAGCGTCGTTTGATCACTGTGATTTTCCTGAG ctcctctcctCCAGTAACGTTGCGGTGTACGGGGGGCTCTGTGCCCTGGCCACCTTTGATCGACAGGAGCTCCAGCGGAACGTCATCTCTAGCAG TTCTTTTAAGCTGTTCCTGGAGCTGGAGCCTCAAGTCCGCGATATCATCTTCAAATTCTACGAGTCCAAGTATGCGTCCTGTCTAAAGATGCTGGATGAGATGAAA GACAACCTCCTGCTGGACATGTACCTGGCTCCTCACGTCCGGACGCTATACACTCAGATCCGGAACCGTGCCCTTATCCAG TATTTCAGCCCCTATGTATCGGCAGACATGTACAAAATGGCGACGGCGTTCAACACCACAGTGTCCGCCCTGGAGGACGAACTGACTCAACTCATCCTGGAAGGGTTAATAAACGCCCGCATTGATTCTCATAGTAAG ATATTGTACGCACGAGACGTGGACCAGCGCAGCACCACGTTTGAGAAGTCGTTACAGATGGGACGAGAGTTTCAGAGAAGGGCTAAAGCGATGATCCTACGAGCCGCGGTCCTGCGCAACCAGATCCATGTCAAG TCGCCTCCCAGAGAAGGAAGCCAAGGAGAGCTGACCCCAGCGAACAGTCAGTCCCGCCTCAGCACCAACATGTGA